TCAACGGAAGTTATTGAGAAGTTTTACCTGACCTTCCGAAATCTATCTCCCATTCCTGTTATTATGAGAGCATGGCGACCCGAACTCATGCCTAAAAATCTGCCGGAGAACGTGTTTGTCTATTCCTGGCTGCCACAGCAAGAAATTTTGCGTTAGTTTCCttcatataaatattattgaagTACTAAGTTAATGTCATTTgataaaagaataaattttcAGAACACCCAAATATCAAGGGTTTTGTAACTCATGGCGGAGGACTTGGAACTCAAGAAGCAATCTACTATGCAGTACCTATGATATGCATACCTTTGTTCGCGGAACAAATATTTAACTGCGATAcgttgatgaaaaaaaatctcgctCTGAAATTAAATTATGATACTGCATCGCAGGAAGGTTACGAATACGCCTTTAAAGAGATTCTATCGAATCAAGTTTACAAGTAGGATGAAAACAGCGGACATATTAGCTGTATCAAATTTGGTTATtaaattcttctttttccttgtGTTTCAGGAAAAAGGCTCTAGAATTATCAGCTGTGTACAGAGATCGCCCTCTGAAACCATCGGAAGAAGTGATTTACTGGGTCGAGTACGTGATACGGCATGGTGCGAACACCTTGAGATCTCCAGCAGTTAATTTGCGATGGTGGCAAGCTGAACTTTTGgacgtttatttttttatttttatgtgtaTTGCTTTGGCCTTAGGCATaggaatttttattgtatataaGTTCTCGACATTGTTGAGCTATAGAATATCaagaaaatcaaaacaatCGATAGCTAAACACTTGAATGGGACGA
The sequence above is a segment of the Nasonia vitripennis strain AsymCx chromosome 3, Nvit_psr_1.1, whole genome shotgun sequence genome. Coding sequences within it:
- the LOC116416964 gene encoding UDP-glucuronosyltransferase-like, whose protein sequence is MCGYQCFSAIGYILNLPVVAVVTTHLYSWMNTFVGNPLNLAISPNTLYGFEKEEMNFWDRLNNVVETYRSIHSYYGRADEQNYFIKKYLGSDMPDYHILERRTALIMSNSHYSYNGIMPKTPAVIQIGGIHINNDTAKLDKNLRKILDSSKDGFVYFSFGSMTLIETFSTEVIEKFYLTFRNLSPIPVIMRAWRPELMPKNLPENVFVYSWLPQQEILQHPNIKGFVTHGGGLGTQEAIYYAVPMICIPLFAEQIFNCDTLMKKNLALKLNYDTASQEGYEYAFKEILSNQVYKKKALELSAVYRDRPLKPSEEVIYWVEYVIRHGANTLRSPAVNLRWWQAELLDVYFFIFMCIALALGIGIFIVYKFSTLLSYRISRKSKQSIAKHLNGTTASFNGKLNGTKSKSTSKKVD